One Apteryx mantelli isolate bAptMan1 chromosome 2, bAptMan1.hap1, whole genome shotgun sequence genomic window, TTTTCAGAGGTGCCTTCATTTACGCCCTGAGTCCAAGTCTGATTGACATGGCCAGTCACCTGCAATGTTTTGATTTCAACCACTTTTCACTCTCTGCGGATTTCAAGAGTGTTGAGGGAAAAGCAAAGTAGGAAATTAGTCCTTGACTCAACATGGGTACTGCAAGAACTCTTGCTCCCTTGGCATGCTAATCTGAGGAAGAGATTTAAAACTTTATGTTAGTAAACCCTAAATGATGTCCAAATTATTTTTCAGGTACTAGAACACTTTATATCCTCAAAAACAGTCTGAATCTCAAACTTCTTGATGGGTTAATTCAGcagtaacattttgaaagcacacaTTCCTTCAGAAAGGAATATTTGAGAAAACATTACTTGACATCATCTGTATGTACTCTTGCTTAAAACCCAGTCAAAGTGCAACATTTCCGTCAGACTGCACTTTAAGCTCTGTGAAATGTCACTTAGATTTGTCATAAAAGTTTAGCTGCAGCCAGAAGACAGACGTTCTGGAATAGCCTTCTGAATAACgggaggaaaaaaagccccaCAGAAACCTTGTTGTAAAATGGAAAGGGATTCACTGATGGAAGTATGGTTACCTGTAATAGCAGAAAATTCAGCTATGACCTCTGTTTTCTACAGTCTTTAGCAAAAGGCTAATTACTGATGTAACAGCAGTATCTACAAAAAAATCAGTCTGCTATAAAATATTCTCTTATTTTAGGTAACATACATGCAGTCTTAtgtaaaaatggaaaagcatATTGCCTCTCAGAAGAGCACAGCACTTCtaatgcaagagagagagaacgCATACTACAGAATGGTGGCAAAATCAGCATTAACGAACCAGATGGATTAGTAGAAGGGCATCTGAGAACCACAAGGGGTCTTGGACATCATGGAGATCCAGTACTGAAAAAATCTGTTATACCTGCACCTCATACTGTAACTGTCCCTATTGATGATTCATGTCAATTTCTTATTTTAGCTTCCAATGGGCTTTGGGAAGTTTTGGATTAGAGTGAGGTACTTGCATTAACACTAACAACATTCACTCATTATTTGAGATCATATGGATGTATTCAACAAAATGGGGCTTCTCTGCATAAGTGTCAGTATTTAATACCTCTTTCTGAAGACCACTTAAATGACTCAAAGGCTATTAATGATCTGCAAGATAGAGCAGAGATACTGCATTCTAATACAGATATTTTTATTGCTGATTCAAAAGGCAACCTGACACAAAATGAGACAAGATGCTCTAGAAGGAGCTATCTGCACAGTGAAGATGGAGTTTTTAAAGACACTGATGACCACAAAAATCAAGCTGATACAGAATCATGTCCTTTCAGTAACAATGAAAGACATTCACAGAACAGAGAGATAACACAGTCTGATTCTAGCACACAAAGTGGCTCAGAGGAACTGAAACAGTTTGAGGACCAAAAAGTGCATCTATGTAACAGTTTTCAGCCGCATTCACAGACTGCGGGGCAAGACGACACAGACTTAGACACCCTCTGCGCAAGAGGTCCAAGTCACACTGCTGAACAACTGGTGAAGAATGCACTGGTAATTGAGTCTACAGACACAAAACAGCCTGAAGATGACACAAAAACGTACCTTTCTAATTGTGACTCAGATGCAAAACCGGTAGAAAATGCAGACTCCAAGCCATTTTCTGACAAAACTGCAAGTTACACTGGTCAACAACTGGTAAAGACTGTACTGACAGTTGGTTTGAAACCATCACCACAGTCTGAAGAGGACACAAAAGTATACCTGTCTAGTTGTGAATCACCCGTTGCAGCAAGAGGCAGAGTCCCCTCTGAGATGTTTTACGACAACGCAGCAGGCTACATTGGTGAACAACTGGTAAAGACTGCATTAGCTGCAGGTTCAAGAGATAACATTACTGTTTTGATTGTACTTCTAAATGGATGTGATAAAATACCTAATTACATCAACATTTAAAAATGTCATACAATAAATGGAGTGTCACTGTACATATAGTACAAGTTTATATTTAGCTGTGCCATGGAGTTGCTCGTAATCATCTTGAAAGATGATCCACATAGCCAATTCATTATAAGAAATCAGACATCTTCTCTGGAACTTTGCAAATGCAATAAAAGCTTTTGAAACAGAGTAAGAAGAAACACTAATCACAAAtcctttttttaaccactttatTCAAACCCGAGCACCTCAATATAAAACTAAACACTGGTGAACTGTCATTTTCCTTGCTAAATCCAGGTTATTGCAAATTTAAAATCTGCACAAGTAAGTTTCTGTTATCAGCTCAACATTTAAATAGACTAATTCATCTCTTCTGACACACTTGGTAGATTTCATATAATGAAAATAACTAAAAGAATTAGTGCAATATACTGGACAGatcaaaataaaatgtactttGGAAAACAAAGTTGCAAAGTTCATTACTGACAGACAGCAGTACTTATGTTACAGATACAGGAGCATCATTTATTACTGTTCTAGCCATAAAGGAAGAACTTAGAACCCCCTTtgattagagaggaaaaaagttaGGTTTAAGTAACTGTACATTCTGTATACCTTTAAGCAACTCTTAAATATTACAGAAAGTATTAAACAAATGTAGACTACAATGCAGAGTACCCTATTTACAGTACATTAATATCCAAATTTAAAATCAAGTTGAATGTACATAATTGTTAGTGAACTATTTTTTCCTTGGGGGAGGCGGGCATAAGAAACTGTAATGGCCAGCAATGATCAAAAGAAAGAAGCCACAGACACCGagtttgttgctgttttaatTGAAGAGCTCTTATGGTTTGTAGAGGAAAAAA contains:
- the PP2D1 gene encoding LOW QUALITY PROTEIN: protein phosphatase 2C-like domain-containing protein 1 (The sequence of the model RefSeq protein was modified relative to this genomic sequence to represent the inferred CDS: inserted 1 base in 1 codon; deleted 1 base in 1 codon; substituted 2 bases at 2 genomic stop codons), giving the protein MLMERRITLHYHVWEVMNTIRKADEXLLYIGGFNSVKAQGCVLNHNEETKKMTWEXKSEDKSKLLDFELSRDEEDHLEKVKIVPKNVDPKGIAIFCSVCQQTIYPYHLFYHKKKHRALNFLGYSSPQTKTDNKTLLAQRQKLISNLTKIPRYSETHRQKIDYSLEFLMDKQTYTSCCDPGNINNSSTLKKVKNFLIKALSICQDKNSTWQGDMEDRYIVLDNYGSRSDTCFLGLVDGYHGATAAEAVSEELPLLFLDQLAQTDSSYKKSKDEQQILDSFATVITADYREKERIFSDKQDNDKTNKTNTYKWIHKAYAKSFWRMDRLLQLGRNEVSKVRWSGCSTVTCLVERIHNEKTDSTEEEERKNFENHRHSPLARTSKGVAGLLHIANIGNIHAVLCKNGKAYCLSEEHSTSNARERERILQNGGKISINEPDGLVEGHLRTTRGLGHHGDPVLKKSVIPAPHTVTVPIDDSCQFLILASNGLWEVLDXSEVLALTLTTFTHYLRSYGCIQQNGASLHKCQYLIPLSEDHLNDSKAINDLQDRAEILHSNTDIFIADSKGNLTQNETRCSRRSYLHSEDGVFKDTDDHKNQADTESCPFSNNERHSQNREITQSDSSTQSGSEELKQFEDQKVHLCNSFQPHSQTAGQDDTDLDTLCARGPSHTAEQLVKNALVIESTDTKQPEDDTKTYLSNCDSDAKPVENADSKPFSDKTASYTGQQLVKTVLTVGLKPSPQSEEDTKVYLSSCESPVAARGRVPSEMFYDNAAGYIGEQLVKTALAAGSRDNITVLIVLLNGCDKIPNYINI